One window from the genome of Candidatus Methylomirabilota bacterium encodes:
- a CDS encoding UXX-star (seleno)protein family 1, whose translation MTTEVLIYGKDGUPFTTAAREDYATRNVPVRYIDVKKDKKTLDEMLKVSKGVREVPVIVEDGRVTIGFDGT comes from the coding sequence ATGACGACCGAAGTCCTGATCTACGGGAAGGACGGCTGACCCTTCACCACGGCGGCCCGGGAGGATTACGCCACACGGAATGTTCCCGTTCGCTATATCGATGTGAAAAAGGACAAGAAAACCCTCGACGAAATGCTCAAGGTCTCCAAGGGAGTGCGGGAGGTCCCGGTCATCGTCGAGGATGGCCGGGTGACCATCGGCTTCGATGGCACGTGA
- a CDS encoding GGDEF domain-containing protein — MGKILFSLIVPGGLLLGATVAFLNWMAPPGLLSTLVRVYPYAVYGAGILLGWRFRRSRLVTAILLLALVDWGLLHFAAANPATAATGRIVFNAAGVLLPLNLAILSLMSEQGIFTPSGLWRLGILFAQLPFVAIICEPAQASVAALLEYPFVDAGVISGMRVTQPVLLAFAAAFLVVATRFTRRPHSNESAFLWALTAAFLGLNTSNIGSVSTIYFATAGLILVISVVETSYSMAYRDELTGLPARRALNEALLRLGPRYTVAMLDVDRFKKFNDQYGHDAGDQLLRMVASKLAKVSGGGKAFRYGGEEFAMIFPGKSVQNAIPHLQELRKVVETTGFTSRNSDRPRKKPKELRPNNPARKAVSVTISIGVAERTEQHAHPDAVIEAADQALYSAKKAGRNKLRTYPQGSAR, encoded by the coding sequence GTGGGAAAGATACTGTTTTCATTGATTGTTCCTGGTGGCCTCCTTTTGGGCGCCACTGTGGCGTTCTTGAATTGGATGGCACCTCCGGGCTTGCTCTCGACGCTTGTCCGCGTCTATCCGTACGCCGTGTACGGGGCCGGGATCCTCCTCGGATGGCGGTTCCGTCGAAGCCGGCTGGTGACCGCCATCCTTCTCCTCGCGCTCGTCGATTGGGGACTACTGCATTTTGCGGCGGCGAACCCCGCGACCGCCGCCACTGGCCGCATCGTTTTCAACGCCGCAGGTGTGTTGTTACCCCTGAACCTTGCTATCCTGTCCCTCATGAGCGAACAGGGCATTTTTACCCCGAGCGGGCTCTGGCGGCTCGGGATACTTTTCGCCCAATTGCCCTTCGTCGCCATCATTTGCGAACCCGCACAGGCAAGCGTGGCCGCGCTCCTCGAATACCCGTTCGTCGATGCCGGTGTTATCTCGGGGATGCGCGTCACCCAGCCGGTTCTGTTGGCGTTCGCCGCCGCATTCCTCGTGGTGGCAACCCGCTTCACTCGCCGCCCCCACAGCAATGAGAGTGCCTTTCTCTGGGCGTTGACGGCGGCGTTTCTCGGGCTCAACACCTCCAACATCGGATCCGTGTCAACGATCTATTTCGCTACTGCGGGACTGATCCTCGTCATCTCCGTGGTCGAAACCTCCTACTCCATGGCCTATCGGGATGAACTCACGGGACTTCCGGCCCGACGAGCCCTCAACGAAGCCCTTCTCAGGCTCGGACCTCGGTATACAGTGGCGATGCTCGACGTCGACCGCTTCAAGAAGTTCAATGATCAATACGGCCATGACGCGGGCGACCAGCTGCTTCGCATGGTTGCCTCGAAGCTGGCCAAGGTATCGGGCGGCGGAAAAGCCTTTCGGTACGGCGGAGAGGAATTCGCGATGATCTTCCCCGGCAAATCGGTGCAGAATGCCATACCCCATCTTCAGGAACTCCGAAAGGTAGTCGAGACGACCGGCTTCACTTCGCGCAATTCCGACAGGCCTCGGAAGAAACCAAAAGAGCTGAGACCGAACAATCCGGCCCGAAAAGCGGTTTCCGTCACCATCAGCATCGGCGTGGCCGAACGGACCGAACAGCATGCACATCCGGATGCGGTGATAGAGGCAGCGGACCAGGCCCTCTACAGCGCCAAGAAAGCCGGGCGGAACAAGCTTCGCACGTATCCTCAGGGCTCCGCGAGATAA
- a CDS encoding zinc-binding dehydrogenase has protein sequence MQAVRFHTHGGCEVLKLEEIPDPQIAPNEVLVRIKACALNHLDLWLRKGLPDVKVPLPHIPGCDISGEVAAVGELCTRVQVGDPVVISPGRSCGQCLRCLEGRDNLCASYQIIGGYGLSGGYAELISVPEVNILGLPRDLDFVQAAALPITFLTAWNMLVTLGNVQHGQTVLVMGAGSGVGVAAIQIAKLFGASVIAAAGTDEKLAKARSLGGDHAINYQNQAVAQEVQQLTAHRGVDIIFEHVGGETWKELIPILAPGGTLVTCGATSGPIAETDIRYLFMRQLRIQGAHMGSKADLMTILPLVEAGKLKPVVDQVLPLSEAAQAHRLLEDRRQFGKVVLTI, from the coding sequence ATGCAGGCAGTTCGCTTTCACACGCATGGGGGATGCGAGGTTCTGAAGCTGGAGGAGATCCCCGACCCCCAGATTGCCCCGAACGAGGTCCTGGTGCGAATTAAGGCGTGCGCCCTGAACCACCTGGACCTCTGGCTCCGCAAGGGGCTCCCCGACGTCAAGGTACCTCTTCCCCACATCCCTGGCTGCGACATCAGCGGCGAGGTGGCCGCGGTTGGTGAACTCTGCACCCGCGTCCAAGTGGGGGATCCTGTGGTGATCTCTCCTGGGAGGAGCTGCGGACAGTGCCTCCGCTGCTTGGAGGGCAGAGATAATCTCTGCGCGAGCTACCAAATTATCGGTGGCTATGGGCTCTCCGGCGGATATGCCGAACTGATCAGCGTGCCCGAGGTTAATATTCTCGGTCTTCCAAGAGATCTCGACTTTGTCCAAGCCGCCGCTCTCCCGATCACCTTCCTCACCGCCTGGAATATGCTAGTCACCTTAGGGAACGTTCAACACGGACAGACCGTGTTGGTTATGGGTGCCGGAAGTGGTGTGGGTGTTGCCGCCATCCAGATCGCAAAGCTGTTCGGGGCATCCGTCATTGCGGCCGCCGGCACCGATGAGAAGCTGGCCAAGGCACGGTCCCTCGGCGGAGACCACGCCATTAACTACCAAAACCAGGCGGTGGCTCAGGAGGTTCAGCAGCTCACCGCGCACCGGGGGGTCGACATCATCTTCGAGCACGTCGGGGGCGAAACCTGGAAAGAACTGATTCCAATCCTGGCCCCGGGAGGAACTCTGGTCACCTGCGGAGCCACGAGCGGACCCATAGCCGAGACCGACATCCGGTATCTCTTTATGCGGCAGCTCCGGATTCAGGGAGCGCACATGGGGAGCAAGGCCGACCTCATGACCATCCTCCCCCTGGTCGAAGCGGGAAAACTGAAGCCGGTGGTCGACCAAGTTCTCCCCTTGTCTGAGGCCGCCCAAGCCCACCGCCTCCTGGAGGACCGACGGCAGTTTGGCAAGGTCGTTCTCACGATCTAG
- a CDS encoding RtcB family protein, with translation MDFKKIADGIWEAPPTAKKGMLVPARIYATDELFKEMDQGVFEQVTNVACLPGIQKYALCMPDGHWGYGFPIGGVAAMDPATGVISPGGIGFDINCGMRFLRTNLTEAEVKPKLRELIDRLFYAIPCGVGTKGPLRLKEDEFREVMVQGARGVIRRGYGWPEDAERIENSGCIPGADPAKVSAKATSRGINQLGTLGSGNHYMEIQVIYPGNIYDLDVARTLGVDREFQVVVMFHSGSRGFGHQVGTDYLEIFGRAMKRYGITTLDRELACAPFSSPEGQDYFKAMNCAANSAFANRQVITHRIREVFSDIFKRDARDLGLDVIYDVCHNIAKIERYRVDGQEKELLIHRKGATRSFPPGHPELAERYRAIGQPVIIGGSMETGSYLLIGTDKAMEDSFGSTAHGSGRTMSRTAARKKVHGRDLLRRMEQKGIYVRAASLSGVAEEAGMAYKDISAVVDAVEKLGLSKKVVRLQPIGNIKG, from the coding sequence ATGGACTTCAAAAAGATTGCTGATGGTATCTGGGAGGCTCCTCCCACCGCCAAGAAGGGTATGCTTGTTCCGGCCCGGATTTACGCCACGGATGAACTCTTTAAAGAGATGGATCAGGGGGTCTTCGAGCAGGTGACCAACGTGGCCTGCCTGCCCGGGATCCAGAAGTACGCCCTCTGTATGCCTGACGGACACTGGGGTTATGGATTCCCCATTGGGGGCGTGGCCGCCATGGATCCAGCAACGGGGGTCATCTCGCCGGGCGGAATCGGCTTTGACATCAATTGTGGGATGCGTTTCCTCCGGACCAACCTCACCGAGGCCGAGGTCAAGCCGAAGCTCCGGGAGCTGATAGACCGACTGTTCTATGCGATCCCCTGCGGCGTGGGCACAAAGGGACCCCTGAGGCTGAAGGAAGATGAATTTCGAGAGGTGATGGTTCAAGGTGCCCGGGGCGTTATCCGGCGCGGGTACGGCTGGCCGGAGGATGCTGAACGGATCGAGAACTCCGGCTGCATCCCCGGAGCCGATCCCGCCAAAGTCAGCGCCAAGGCCACCAGCCGGGGGATCAACCAGCTCGGGACGTTAGGGTCTGGCAACCATTACATGGAGATTCAGGTGATCTATCCCGGCAATATCTACGATCTGGATGTCGCCAGGACACTCGGAGTTGACCGCGAGTTTCAGGTCGTGGTGATGTTCCATTCCGGCTCCCGGGGCTTTGGTCACCAGGTCGGGACGGACTACCTGGAGATTTTCGGGCGGGCCATGAAGCGGTACGGCATTACCACTCTGGATCGAGAGCTTGCCTGTGCGCCTTTTTCCTCTCCCGAGGGTCAGGACTATTTCAAGGCAATGAACTGTGCGGCCAACTCCGCCTTTGCCAATCGCCAGGTAATAACCCACCGCATCCGAGAGGTCTTTAGCGACATCTTTAAACGGGATGCCCGAGATCTGGGCCTCGACGTGATTTACGACGTCTGCCACAACATCGCCAAGATCGAGCGATACCGGGTGGATGGCCAAGAGAAGGAGCTGCTCATCCACCGGAAGGGTGCGACGCGTTCCTTCCCGCCGGGGCATCCAGAGCTGGCGGAGCGGTACCGAGCCATCGGCCAACCGGTGATTATCGGTGGATCCATGGAGACCGGCTCTTACCTGCTCATCGGAACGGACAAAGCCATGGAGGACAGCTTTGGTTCCACCGCCCACGGTTCCGGCCGGACGATGTCTCGCACCGCCGCCAGGAAGAAGGTCCATGGCCGAGACCTGCTGCGACGGATGGAACAGAAGGGAATCTACGTCAGGGCCGCCTCCCTTTCGGGAGTCGCCGAGGAGGCGGGAATGGCCTACAAGGACATCTCGGCCGTAGTGGATGCGGTGGAAAAGCTGGGGCTCTCGAAGAAAGTGGTGCGGCTGCAGCCGATCGGCAATATCAAGGGGTAA
- a CDS encoding archease, with protein sequence MSYRYLEEVAIADVAFEAEGRTLSEVFEASALAVTETMVDLDGLSPVQSCQISLTAEDLETLLFRWLAELIYLKDSACLLFGRFEISIREATEWELEATVWGNLIDYEKMSLRLDVKAVTYHLFALEQTPQGWRARIVLDI encoded by the coding sequence ATGTCCTATCGATACCTCGAAGAAGTCGCCATTGCCGACGTGGCCTTCGAAGCAGAGGGACGGACGCTTTCCGAGGTCTTCGAGGCATCGGCCTTAGCCGTTACGGAGACCATGGTAGATTTGGACGGTCTTTCGCCCGTCCAATCATGCCAGATCTCGCTGACCGCCGAGGATCTAGAGACTCTTCTCTTCCGCTGGCTTGCAGAACTCATCTATCTCAAAGATTCGGCATGTCTCCTCTTCGGGCGATTCGAGATTTCCATCCGGGAGGCGACGGAGTGGGAGCTTGAGGCGACAGTGTGGGGGAATCTGATCGATTACGAGAAGATGTCGCTCAGATTGGATGTCAAGGCGGTCACGTACCACCTATTCGCCTTGGAGCAGACCCCTCAAGGATGGAGGGCGCGGATCGTCCTGGATATATAG
- a CDS encoding TIGR00730 family Rossman fold protein encodes MDTTGSPTNQVVVNNQLPSADTDRIYRIISEFAEGFEVLSRMPPGVAIFGSSRATPHDRYYGVAEDIGRLLVQNGFAILTGAGPGIMEAANKGARAAGGPSIGLNIQLPVEQPINSYITTLLNFRYFFVRKVMFVRYSVAFVIIPGGFGTLDELFESVTLIQTQKIRSFPVVLVGREYWQGLLDWLHGTAVERGRITSEEMAIFTVADTPEEVLTAIQGARVTDRQPIP; translated from the coding sequence ATGGATACAACAGGCTCCCCAACCAACCAGGTTGTCGTCAATAATCAGCTGCCTTCGGCCGATACGGACCGGATCTATCGGATCATTAGCGAATTCGCCGAGGGATTCGAGGTGCTGTCTCGCATGCCCCCGGGGGTCGCGATCTTCGGGTCATCGCGGGCCACGCCGCACGATCGATACTACGGTGTCGCCGAGGATATCGGCCGCCTCCTCGTCCAGAACGGATTCGCCATTCTGACCGGCGCGGGACCAGGTATCATGGAGGCTGCAAACAAGGGGGCGCGGGCGGCAGGAGGTCCCTCCATTGGATTGAACATCCAGCTTCCCGTAGAGCAGCCGATCAATTCCTATATCACTACCCTGCTGAACTTCCGCTACTTCTTTGTCCGAAAGGTGATGTTCGTCCGATACTCTGTGGCCTTCGTAATCATCCCAGGGGGATTTGGGACGTTAGACGAGCTATTCGAATCGGTCACCTTGATTCAGACTCAAAAGATCCGCTCCTTCCCGGTAGTCCTCGTCGGGCGGGAGTACTGGCAGGGCCTCCTCGATTGGCTTCACGGGACCGCGGTGGAGCGGGGAAGGATCACATCTGAGGAGATGGCCATCTTCACGGTGGCCGATACGCCAGAGGAGGTCCTGACCGCGATCCAGGGCGCGAGGGTGACCGACCGCCAACCGATACCGTAG
- a CDS encoding S1C family serine protease, with product MALRSAIMDAPPELIGRVLPAVVSIQVTVRPDHPSTVVLGEQRIGTGVIVDTGGFLLTVNYVVLGADKLGIGLSDGRQFQGRLVAQDFTSGLAVLKIPPQELSAVRLGSSMDILLGQPVFLLAATGTAEWRVAEGFITYIGEFDTHWEYMLTKVIGLSIQNPGFGGAPVFDLAGRVVGIASLNLPEVGRTTVAIPVELYQLNRTELLEFGRVVSRPERAWVGAYFQPAEQGVMVAGLVPRGPAEAAGIREGDVVLAVNFCTVETRRDLYEELWKKRADEKVVLRVLREARVIEVEVVSGSREDFYK from the coding sequence GTGGCACTGCGGAGCGCTATCATGGATGCGCCCCCCGAATTGATCGGTCGGGTTCTGCCCGCTGTTGTGAGTATCCAGGTGACCGTCCGGCCGGACCATCCTTCGACCGTGGTCCTGGGTGAGCAACGGATAGGGACCGGCGTCATTGTCGACACCGGAGGATTTCTCCTGACGGTCAATTACGTGGTCCTGGGCGCCGACAAACTCGGGATAGGCCTCTCGGATGGTCGGCAGTTTCAGGGTCGTCTGGTGGCGCAAGACTTTACCAGCGGCCTGGCCGTCCTGAAGATTCCACCTCAGGAGCTCTCCGCGGTTCGTCTCGGCTCCTCCATGGACATCCTGCTCGGGCAGCCCGTCTTTCTCCTTGCAGCCACCGGGACGGCAGAGTGGCGGGTGGCCGAGGGATTCATCACCTATATCGGGGAATTCGACACGCATTGGGAATACATGTTGACGAAAGTCATCGGGCTGTCGATCCAGAACCCTGGATTCGGAGGTGCCCCTGTTTTTGACCTGGCCGGGCGGGTGGTCGGGATCGCCTCATTGAACCTGCCCGAGGTGGGCCGCACGACGGTGGCAATCCCGGTAGAACTCTACCAGCTTAACCGGACGGAATTGCTCGAGTTCGGTCGGGTCGTGAGCCGACCGGAACGGGCATGGGTCGGGGCGTACTTCCAACCGGCGGAGCAAGGGGTCATGGTGGCGGGTTTGGTTCCGAGGGGGCCGGCAGAAGCAGCGGGGATCAGAGAGGGGGACGTCGTCCTCGCCGTGAATTTTTGCACCGTGGAGACGCGACGCGACCTGTATGAAGAACTGTGGAAGAAGCGGGCTGATGAGAAGGTCGTCTTAAGGGTCCTCCGTGAAGCACGGGTGATCGAGGTGGAGGTCGTGAGCGGAAGCCGGGAGGATTTTTATAAGTAG
- a CDS encoding PIG-L family deacetylase, whose amino-acid sequence MGLAVDFLSFGAHPDDAEIGTGAFLLKMKSRGYRTGMVSLTEGDMGAGTRKLRKREAEEAAKLLEVDAFEMLDLGDTRLEDNFKNRKQVAFLIRKYRPKIVLAPHYAVEPGRGRGHADHIAAGHLVTHAANFAHLEKFPAGGRPHAVQKVLYYFLTPFERPSFIVAVDEELPRAVEAIKAHGSQFGRPGYRTIPGRLQTLARYFGLLIGCTYGQAFYSQEVFQIDDPFPFFQRPGQGEE is encoded by the coding sequence ATGGGGCTCGCGGTAGACTTTTTATCCTTTGGGGCGCATCCGGATGATGCCGAGATCGGGACCGGGGCTTTCCTCCTGAAGATGAAATCGAGAGGGTATCGGACTGGAATGGTGAGTCTCACCGAGGGCGATATGGGGGCCGGGACCCGCAAGCTCCGAAAGCGGGAAGCGGAGGAGGCGGCCAAGCTTCTTGAGGTGGACGCGTTTGAAATGCTAGATCTGGGGGATACCCGTCTCGAGGATAATTTTAAAAACCGAAAACAGGTCGCCTTCCTTATCCGCAAGTACCGGCCCAAGATCGTCCTTGCACCTCACTACGCTGTGGAGCCGGGCCGCGGCCGGGGGCATGCCGACCACATCGCGGCTGGTCACCTGGTCACCCATGCTGCCAACTTTGCCCACCTGGAAAAATTTCCAGCAGGCGGGCGGCCTCATGCGGTTCAAAAGGTCCTGTATTATTTCTTGACCCCCTTCGAGCGTCCCTCCTTCATTGTGGCTGTGGACGAGGAGCTTCCCAGGGCCGTTGAGGCCATCAAGGCGCATGGCTCCCAGTTTGGCCGGCCGGGCTATCGGACCATCCCGGGCCGTCTGCAGACCCTCGCCCGCTACTTCGGTCTCCTCATCGGCTGCACGTACGGGCAGGCCTTCTATTCCCAGGAGGTTTTTCAAATCGACGATCCTTTCCCCTTCTTCCAAAGGCCGGGTCAAGGAGAGGAGTAA
- a CDS encoding PAS domain S-box protein, with protein MSIYERIVGAAADAIVLARADGTIELWNPGAEKLFGFAETETLGQSLDLIIPEKYREQHWAGYREVMRTGRTDYGDQVLRVPAVRKDGSRFSIAFTVGLLTGKDGHVDGIFAIVRDDTETFNTQKALRDRIKQLEQALEKTKVER; from the coding sequence ATGTCGATCTATGAGAGGATCGTCGGTGCGGCAGCGGATGCCATCGTGTTGGCGAGGGCCGACGGGACCATCGAGCTTTGGAACCCCGGCGCCGAAAAGTTGTTCGGGTTTGCAGAAACGGAAACCCTTGGGCAATCATTAGATCTTATTATCCCTGAGAAGTACCGAGAGCAACACTGGGCCGGTTATCGCGAAGTCATGCGGACCGGCCGGACCGACTACGGTGATCAGGTCCTTCGGGTTCCTGCCGTGCGAAAGGACGGCAGCCGCTTCTCCATTGCCTTCACCGTCGGGTTGTTGACCGGGAAAGACGGGCACGTGGACGGGATCTTTGCGATTGTGCGAGATGATACCGAGACGTTTAATACTCAGAAGGCACTTCGCGATAGAATCAAGCAGTTGGAGCAGGCCCTGGAAAAGACAAAGGTCGAGCGGTAA
- a CDS encoding HU family DNA-binding protein, with translation MAKAMTKAQIVGRLADKADITKATSAALLDELASLAAKEAKNGFTVPGIGKVVLVNRKARMGRNPQTGEPLKIPAKRVVRIRIAKALKDSILSRK, from the coding sequence ATGGCAAAGGCAATGACGAAAGCACAGATCGTAGGACGGCTTGCAGATAAGGCGGATATTACCAAAGCGACCTCTGCGGCGCTGCTCGATGAGTTGGCTTCGCTGGCGGCCAAAGAGGCCAAGAATGGGTTTACCGTTCCAGGGATTGGCAAGGTGGTCTTGGTAAACCGCAAGGCGCGTATGGGTCGAAACCCTCAGACTGGGGAACCCCTCAAGATTCCCGCCAAGCGGGTGGTCCGAATCCGGATCGCGAAGGC